A portion of the Oxynema aestuarii AP17 genome contains these proteins:
- a CDS encoding Uma2 family endonuclease, giving the protein MSVLQQRDRASDKESPETEVKDVIVPPCDRYSDEPPLETYLHLQQMMLLIKCLEWLWQDRDDFFATGNQTIYYSANQRKSEDFRGPDFFVVLNTRRQPRKSWTVWEEDGKYPNLIVELLSASTAQVDRELKKQIYQDIFRTPDYFWFDPDSLEFAGFHLSDGSYHPLEANPRGHLWSEQLQLFLGIDNRQLRFFTPEGELVPTPEEAAKLAQQEVNRERQERELAQQEIDRLSQKLRELGIDPNRL; this is encoded by the coding sequence ATGTCTGTTCTCCAACAGCGCGATCGCGCCTCCGATAAAGAATCTCCTGAAACCGAAGTTAAAGATGTTATAGTTCCTCCGTGCGATCGCTACAGTGACGAACCGCCCTTGGAAACTTACTTACACTTGCAGCAAATGATGCTGCTAATTAAATGTCTCGAATGGTTGTGGCAAGACCGCGATGACTTTTTTGCCACGGGGAATCAAACCATTTATTATTCCGCCAATCAACGCAAATCGGAAGACTTTCGCGGTCCGGATTTCTTCGTCGTTTTAAATACCCGACGCCAACCGCGCAAAAGTTGGACGGTTTGGGAAGAAGACGGCAAATATCCTAATTTAATCGTCGAACTGCTTTCGGCGAGTACCGCTCAAGTAGACCGGGAATTGAAAAAACAAATTTATCAAGATATTTTTCGCACTCCCGATTATTTTTGGTTTGACCCAGATTCTCTGGAGTTCGCCGGATTTCATTTAAGCGATGGCTCTTATCACCCTTTGGAGGCCAACCCTCGCGGTCATTTGTGGAGCGAACAATTACAATTATTTTTAGGTATTGACAATCGCCAGTTGCGCTTTTTCACTCCCGAGGGGGAATTAGTCCCGACGCCGGAAGAAGCGGCGAAATTAGCTCAACAAGAAGTTAACCGGGAACGCCAAGAAAGAGAGCTGGCTCAACAAGAAATCGATCGCCTCAGTCAAAAGTTAAGAGAATTAGGAATAGATCCGAATAGATTATAA
- a CDS encoding cation:proton antiporter has product MADFLTFMTSLSPNLYLPGQGTIAPLLAAAETAEAAKPEESIIVAGVLLSLVVIYLASKIGGEICTRINLPPVLGDLVGGVIVGVSVFKLLIFPESGVDGSESVIISVLQKTTGLEPAAAIATFEAQSEVITIFAELGVIILLFEIGLESELKELIKYGPQAAVVAVVGVVAPFTAGTVGLITLFHVATIPAIFAGAALTATSIGITAKVLAEIGQLSSKEGQIIIGAAVLDDILGIIVLAVVASLVKTGEVEVTNILVLIVSAGAFLVGVILLGRFLSPYYVSFVKELKTRGPLLISALVIAFILSYIGAAIHLEAILGAFAAGLVLGETEKQQELEEQVVPVADVFVPVFFVVVGAKTNLGVLNPAVPSNREGLIIAAFLIVVAIIGKVVAGYSVFGQTEVKRLGIGIGMIPRGEVGLVFAGVGAASGALSDALQAAIIMMVILTTFVAPPLLRLVFREPVTTPEVVGSTKD; this is encoded by the coding sequence ATGGCAGATTTCCTGACGTTTATGACCTCCCTTTCCCCCAACTTGTACCTACCGGGTCAGGGAACCATTGCACCCTTACTGGCTGCGGCGGAAACCGCCGAAGCCGCCAAACCAGAAGAATCCATCATTGTTGCTGGGGTTCTGCTGAGTTTAGTTGTCATCTACCTCGCCAGCAAAATTGGCGGTGAAATTTGCACGCGCATTAACCTGCCCCCCGTCCTCGGGGACTTGGTCGGAGGCGTCATCGTCGGCGTATCCGTCTTCAAACTACTCATCTTTCCCGAAAGTGGAGTAGACGGCAGCGAGTCAGTGATTATCAGCGTGCTGCAAAAGACCACAGGTTTAGAACCTGCAGCCGCGATCGCCACCTTTGAAGCGCAAAGTGAAGTCATTACGATCTTTGCCGAACTTGGCGTCATCATTTTGCTGTTTGAAATCGGCCTGGAATCGGAACTCAAAGAACTGATCAAATACGGCCCGCAAGCCGCCGTAGTTGCCGTCGTCGGGGTTGTCGCGCCCTTTACGGCGGGAACCGTCGGTTTAATTACCCTGTTCCACGTCGCCACGATCCCGGCTATTTTTGCAGGCGCCGCCCTTACGGCGACCAGTATCGGGATTACCGCAAAAGTGTTGGCCGAAATCGGACAACTCAGTTCAAAAGAAGGTCAGATCATTATCGGCGCGGCAGTTCTCGACGATATTCTCGGGATTATCGTCCTCGCCGTCGTCGCCAGCTTGGTGAAAACCGGTGAAGTCGAAGTCACCAACATTCTCGTTTTAATCGTCAGCGCCGGAGCCTTTCTCGTCGGCGTGATTCTCCTAGGACGATTTTTGAGTCCTTACTACGTCAGTTTTGTTAAAGAGCTCAAAACGCGCGGTCCGCTCTTAATCTCCGCTCTCGTGATTGCCTTTATCCTGTCCTATATTGGTGCGGCAATTCACTTAGAAGCCATTTTGGGCGCGTTTGCCGCAGGCTTAGTCTTGGGAGAAACTGAGAAACAACAAGAACTGGAAGAACAAGTCGTTCCCGTCGCCGATGTTTTCGTCCCGGTTTTCTTCGTGGTCGTCGGCGCCAAAACGAACCTCGGCGTTCTCAATCCTGCGGTTCCGAGCAACCGAGAAGGGCTAATCATCGCGGCCTTTTTAATCGTGGTCGCCATTATTGGCAAAGTCGTTGCCGGATATAGCGTATTTGGACAAACAGAAGTCAAGCGTTTGGGGATTGGCATTGGTATGATTCCCCGAGGTGAAGTCGGGTTGGTCTTTGCTGGAGTCGGAGCCGCCAGTGGCGCCCTTTCCGATGCCCTACAAGCCGCCATCATCATGATGGTCATCCTGACAACATTTGTCGCTCCTCCCTTATTGCGATTGGTATTTCGCGAACCTGTCACTACACCTGAAGT
- a CDS encoding Uma2 family endonuclease, translating into MPVTKTLENQGKDVIVPPCDRYSDEPPLETYLHLQQMMLLIKCLEWLWQDRDDFFATGNQTIYYSANQRKSEDFRGPDFFVVLNTQRQPRKSWTVWEEDGKYPNLIVELLSASTAQVDRELKKQIYQDIFRTPDYFWFDPDSLEFAGFHLSDGSYHPLEANPRGHLWSEQLQLFLGIDNRQLRFFTPEGELVPTPEEAAKSGQEKIDRLSEKLRELGVDPDSI; encoded by the coding sequence ATGCCTGTTACCAAAACATTGGAAAACCAGGGGAAAGATGTTATAGTTCCTCCGTGCGATCGCTACAGTGACGAACCGCCCTTGGAAACTTACTTACACTTGCAGCAAATGATGCTGCTAATTAAATGTCTCGAATGGTTGTGGCAAGACCGCGATGACTTTTTTGCCACGGGGAATCAAACCATTTATTATTCCGCCAATCAACGCAAATCGGAAGACTTTCGCGGTCCGGATTTCTTCGTCGTTTTAAATACCCAACGCCAACCGCGCAAAAGTTGGACGGTTTGGGAAGAAGACGGCAAATATCCTAATTTAATCGTCGAACTGCTTTCGGCGAGTACCGCTCAAGTAGACCGGGAATTGAAAAAACAAATTTATCAAGATATTTTTCGCACTCCCGATTATTTTTGGTTTGACCCAGATTCTCTGGAGTTCGCCGGATTTCATTTAAGCGATGGCTCTTATCACCCTTTGGAGGCCAACCCTCGCGGTCATTTGTGGAGCGAACAATTACAATTATTTTTAGGTATTGACAATCGCCAGTTGCGCTTTTTCACTCCCGAGGGGGAATTAGTCCCGACGCCGGAAGAAGCGGCGAAGTCCGGGCAAGAAAAAATCGATCGCCTCAGTGAAAAGTTGCGGGAGTTAGGTGTGGATCCCGACAGTATTTAA
- a CDS encoding sirohydrochlorin chelatase produces MPTLETNDLTALNANSQVIEDLSLEPLPIQRPLLLVGHGTRNEQGRQTFLDFASSYQVLDRSRPVVPCFLELTGPTIQEGIDRCVEQGYTEFSVLPILLFAARHNKFDITNELDRARSRHPELKFHYGRHFGITPGILDLWRDRLEQLDRPEHNPDRIDRAETVLLFVGRGSSDPDANGDVYKMARMLWEGSGYKTVETCFIGITHPRLEEGFHRARFYKPKRIIVLPYFLFTGVLVEKIFQITAQQQQQFPEIEMTCLPEMGIQPQLLQVVRDREIETQLGQVQMNCEACKFRLAALNSGSAEAGHHHGHHHGHHHGHHHGHHHHDGSAPDPYADEQVYHDRIWQAP; encoded by the coding sequence ATGCCGACGCTTGAAACTAACGATTTGACAGCACTTAACGCCAACTCCCAAGTTATCGAAGATTTATCCTTGGAGCCACTGCCGATCCAACGTCCCTTATTACTGGTCGGTCATGGAACTCGCAACGAACAGGGACGACAAACCTTTCTCGATTTTGCTTCAAGTTATCAAGTTTTAGATCGATCGCGTCCCGTGGTTCCCTGTTTTCTGGAATTGACCGGACCGACGATTCAAGAAGGGATCGATCGCTGTGTGGAGCAAGGATATACAGAATTTTCCGTGCTGCCGATCCTGCTATTTGCCGCGCGACACAATAAGTTCGATATTACCAACGAATTAGATCGGGCGAGAAGTCGTCATCCAGAGTTAAAGTTCCACTACGGGCGTCATTTCGGCATTACCCCGGGGATTTTAGATTTGTGGCGCGATCGCCTCGAACAGCTCGATCGCCCGGAACACAATCCCGATCGGATCGATCGCGCCGAAACGGTCTTGCTCTTTGTGGGACGGGGTTCGAGCGATCCGGACGCCAATGGGGACGTGTATAAAATGGCACGGATGCTGTGGGAAGGAAGCGGTTACAAAACCGTGGAAACCTGTTTTATTGGGATTACTCACCCCCGTTTGGAAGAAGGTTTCCATCGCGCTCGTTTTTACAAACCCAAACGGATTATCGTTCTACCCTATTTCCTCTTTACCGGGGTCTTGGTCGAGAAGATTTTTCAGATTACCGCTCAACAACAGCAACAGTTCCCCGAAATCGAGATGACCTGTTTGCCGGAAATGGGGATTCAGCCGCAACTGTTGCAGGTGGTGCGCGATCGCGAAATCGAAACCCAACTCGGTCAAGTGCAGATGAATTGCGAAGCGTGTAAATTCCGCTTAGCCGCACTCAATTCCGGTTCTGCCGAAGCCGGACACCATCACGGACACCATCACGGACATCATCACGGACATCATCACGGACACCATCACCATGACGGCTCGGCACCGGATCCGTATGCGGACGAACAAGTCTACCACGATCGCATTTGGCAGGCTCCCTAA
- a CDS encoding Uma2 family endonuclease produces the protein MPVTKTLENQGKDVIVPPCDRYSDEPPLETYLHLQQMMLLIKCLEWLWQDRDDFFATGNQTIYYSANQRKSEDFRGPDFFVVLNTQRQPRKSWTVWEEDGKYPNLIVELLSASTAQVDRELKKQIYQDIFRTPDYFWFDPDSLEFAGFHLSDGSYQSLEANPRGHLWSEQLQLFLGIDNRQLRFFTPEGELVPTPEEAAKLAQQEVNRERQERELAQQEVNRERQERELAQQEINRLSQKLRELGIDPNRL, from the coding sequence ATGCCTGTTACCAAAACATTGGAAAACCAGGGGAAAGATGTTATAGTTCCTCCGTGCGATCGCTACAGTGACGAACCGCCCTTGGAAACTTACTTACACTTGCAGCAAATGATGCTGCTAATTAAATGTCTCGAATGGTTGTGGCAAGACCGCGATGACTTTTTTGCCACGGGGAATCAAACCATTTATTATTCCGCCAATCAACGCAAATCGGAAGACTTTCGCGGTCCGGATTTCTTCGTTGTTTTAAATACCCAACGCCAACCGCGCAAAAGTTGGACGGTTTGGGAAGAAGACGGCAAATATCCTAATTTAATCGTCGAACTGCTTTCGGCGAGTACCGCTCAAGTAGACCGGGAATTGAAAAAACAAATTTATCAAGATATTTTTCGCACTCCCGATTATTTTTGGTTTGACCCAGATTCTCTGGAGTTCGCCGGATTTCATTTAAGCGATGGCTCTTATCAATCTTTGGAGGCCAACCCTCGCGGTCATTTGTGGAGCGAACAATTACAATTATTTTTAGGTATTGACAATCGCCAGTTGCGCTTTTTCACTCCCGAGGGGGAATTAGTCCCGACGCCGGAAGAAGCGGCGAAATTAGCTCAACAAGAAGTTAACCGGGAACGCCAAGAAAGAGAGCTGGCTCAACAAGAAGTTAACCGGGAACGCCAAGAAAGAGAGCTGGCTCAACAAGAAATCAATCGCCTCAGTCAAAAGTTAAGAGAATTAGGAATAGATCCGAATAGATTATAA